The Actinocatenispora sera genome has a window encoding:
- a CDS encoding TetR/AcrR family transcriptional regulator, producing MARTGRRPGPSHTREDILRSAALWFGARGYEKATIRTIAADAAVDPAMIRRLFGSKDGLFSALVAATIHPSETVGAVLQGPPDRAGNRLVSQFLKLSGPAGRPAPLIGLIRSAVAADHPAALMREFLTEQVLMPIARGLNADRPELRGALCASQLVGLAVSRQVIRLPALQDASDQQLASWLAPVLQHYLTGDLSSDA from the coding sequence ATGGCGCGCACGGGTCGACGCCCAGGTCCATCGCACACCCGTGAAGACATCCTTCGATCAGCTGCGCTCTGGTTCGGCGCACGAGGCTATGAGAAGGCAACGATTCGGACCATCGCGGCTGATGCCGCTGTTGACCCAGCCATGATTCGCCGGCTCTTCGGGAGCAAAGACGGGCTGTTCAGTGCGCTCGTCGCGGCGACGATTCATCCCAGCGAGACGGTTGGCGCCGTGCTCCAGGGGCCCCCAGACCGTGCCGGCAACCGCCTCGTGAGCCAGTTCCTGAAGTTGTCGGGGCCAGCCGGTCGTCCCGCGCCGCTGATCGGACTGATCCGTTCGGCGGTGGCCGCCGACCATCCAGCTGCGCTGATGCGTGAGTTCCTCACCGAGCAGGTGCTCATGCCCATTGCGCGTGGGCTGAACGCCGACCGGCCCGAGCTGCGGGGCGCGTTGTGCGCGAGCCAGCTGGTCGGCCTGGCGGTGTCCCGACAGGTAATCCGGCTCCCTGCCTTGCAAGACGCGAGCGACCAACAACTGGCGTCCTGGCTCGCCCCGGTGCTGCAGCACTATCTGACCGGGGATCTCTCCTCGGATGCATGA